A window from Drosophila nasuta strain 15112-1781.00 chromosome 3, ASM2355853v1, whole genome shotgun sequence encodes these proteins:
- the LOC132792931 gene encoding ras-like GTP-binding protein Rho1 → MTTIRKKLVIVGDGACGKTCLLIVFSKDQFPEVYVPTVFENYVADIEVDGKQVELALWDTAGQEDYDRLRPLSYPDTDVILMCFSVDSPDSLENIPEKWTPEVKHFCPNVPIILVGNKKDLRNDPNTIRDLAKMKQEPVKPQEGRAMAEKINAFAYLECSAKSKEGVREVFETATRAALQVKKRKKTRCLLL, encoded by the exons ATGACGACGATTCGCAAGAAATTGGTAATTGTCGGCGATGGTGCCTGCGGTAAAACTTGCCTTCTGATCGTCTTTAGCAAAGACCAATTCCCTGAGGTCTATGTGCCGACCGTCTTCGAGAATTATGTTGCCGATATCGAAGTCGATGGCAAGCAG GTGGAGTTGGCCTTATGGGATACAGCTGGTCAAGAGGATTACGACAGACTGCGACCACTGAGTTATCCCGACACTGATGTTATACTTATGTGTTTCTCAGTGGATTCACCCGATTCACTAGAAAATATTCCCGAAAAATGGACGCCAGAG GTCAAACATTTTTGTCCCAATGTTCCAATCATTTTGGTAGGCAATAAAAAAGATTTGCGAAATGATCCCAACACAATTCGG GATCTGGCAAAGATGAAGCAGGAGCCGGTGAAGCCGCAGGAGGGACGCGCCATGGCTGAGAAGATTAATGCCTTTGCCTATTTGGAATGCTCGGCCAAGTCGAAGGAGGGTGTGCGAGAGGTATTTGAGACAGCAACTAGGGCTGCACTGCAAGTTAAAAAACGGAAGAAGACCAGATGCCTTTTGCTCTAA
- the LOC132792930 gene encoding GTP-binding protein Rit2 produces MAGDMSIGCAALRKSTKLKSCTSAADTDSMQMPNERKENGNNTGLLNKPPTAPQNMRGGLRVYKIVILGDGGVGKSAVTLQFVSHSFLDYHDPTIEDSYQQQAVIDNEAALLDILDTAGQVEFTAMRDQYMRCGEGFIICYSVTDRHSFQEASEYRKLITRVRLSEDIPLVLIANKVDLESQRRVTTEEGKNLANQFGCPFFETSAALRHYIDEAFYTLVREIRRKEMQKALGTDNNSEKIHTRHRSRWWRIRSIFALVFRRRRNLN; encoded by the exons ATGGCCGGTGACATGTCGATTGGCTGCGCCGCTCTGCGTAAATCAACCAAATTGAAAAGTTGCACAAGTGCCGCCGATACGGACTCGATGCAGATGCCGAATGAGCGCAAAGAAAATGGCAATAATACGGGATTATTAAATAAACCACCAACGGCGCCACAGAATATGCGTGGTGGCCTCAGAGTGTATAAGATTGTCATACTTGGGGATGGCGGTGTCGGCAAATCGG CTGTTACCCTGCAGTTCGTCAGTCACAGTTTCTTGGACTACCATGACCCCACAATCG AGGACTCGTATCAGCAACAGGCGGTAATTGACAATGAGGCCGCACTGCTGGACATACTCGACACTGCTGGCCAGGTTGAGTTCACGGCCATGCGGGACCAATACATGCGCTGTGGCGAAGGTTTCATCATTTGCTATTCGGTAACGGATCGTCATAGCTTTCAAGAGGCATCCGAATATCGCAAACTGATCACACGTGTTCGCCTCTCCGAGGATATACCGCTCGTCCTGATTGCCAACAAAGTGGATCTGGAATCTCAGCGTCGTGTCACAACCGAAGAGGGCAAAAATTTAGCCAATCAATTTGGTTGTCCGTTCTTCGAAACCTCAGCGGCACTGCGTCACTACATCGATGAAGCGTTCTATACGCTAGTGCGCGAGATACGGCGAAAGGAGATGCAGAAAGCGCTGGGCACGGATAACAATTCAGAAAAGATTCACACACGTCATCGCAGTCGATGGTGGCGCATTCGCTCCATATTCGCTTTGGTCTTTAGGCGTAGACGTAACTTGAACTAA